From Halotia branconii CENA392, the proteins below share one genomic window:
- a CDS encoding BON domain-containing protein, protein MKKLTPFLISGFLLFGAVACQNPAKTSVEAPAPGETPEAPSVETTQAAKEDAQSELRRRQLNADIRAREGRNNVTGGDADRAVGDLASEVRSKLEANIPGGQLTVEAAKDGTVTVAGTVKNQDQLSKIEPLSKEIKGVTNVVVKAIVAPPQS, encoded by the coding sequence ATGAAAAAGCTAACTCCCTTCTTAATTAGTGGTTTTTTACTTTTTGGCGCAGTTGCTTGTCAAAATCCTGCCAAAACAAGCGTAGAAGCCCCTGCTCCAGGTGAAACCCCAGAGGCTCCATCTGTGGAAACAACACAAGCTGCTAAAGAAGATGCTCAGAGTGAACTTCGTAGAAGACAACTTAATGCTGATATTCGCGCTCGTGAAGGACGCAATAATGTAACTGGGGGTGACGCAGATAGAGCCGTAGGTGACTTAGCAAGTGAAGTACGCTCTAAGTTGGAGGCTAATATTCCTGGTGGTCAACTAACAGTTGAGGCTGCAAAAGATGGTACTGTTACTGTAGCAGGTACTGTTAAAAATCAGGATCAGTTATCTAAAATTGAACCTTTATCAAAGGAAATCAAAGGTGTCACTAATGTAGTTGTTAAAGCAATAGTTGCTCCGCCACAAAGCTAA
- a CDS encoding CAAD domain-containing protein: METEQQRLESANAMSQEGMLALQSAENENLPKLPPAKEPKSQWRQISTKTAESITQLPKYFSRFFQKYKQPLITVVLIVAAIVTGKVLLAMVDAINDIPLLAPIFEVIGLGYVSWFIFRYLIKSSTRQELAQEIELLKQQVLGNSISNS; the protein is encoded by the coding sequence ATGGAAACTGAACAACAGCGACTCGAATCAGCAAATGCTATGTCGCAAGAAGGTATGCTAGCACTCCAAAGTGCAGAAAATGAAAACTTGCCTAAGTTACCACCAGCTAAAGAACCTAAATCTCAATGGCGGCAAATTAGCACAAAGACTGCTGAATCTATAACGCAATTGCCCAAATATTTTAGTAGATTTTTTCAAAAATATAAACAGCCTTTAATTACTGTCGTTTTGATTGTGGCGGCAATTGTGACAGGCAAGGTATTGTTAGCAATGGTAGATGCAATCAATGATATTCCATTACTAGCACCAATTTTTGAGGTGATTGGACTTGGTTATGTAAGTTGGTTTATTTTTCGTTATCTTATAAAGTCTTCAACTCGCCAAGAATTAGCTCAAGAAATTGAATTACTTAAACAACAAGTTTTAGGTAACTCAATAAGTAATTCTTAA
- the bioF gene encoding 8-amino-7-oxononanoate synthase — MPYDWIAESLTTIHRADWYRSVQTIHGRPGATVLLAGQEVINFASNDYLGLAGDERLMTAAIAAIQKFGTGSTGSRLLSGHRELHRELEQAIAYLKQTEDAVIFSSGYLANLGAITALVGKRDLILSDQYNHSSLKNGAILSGATVIEYPHCDVAALKTQLIQQRQNYRRCLIITDSVFSMDGDLCPLPALLALADEFSCMLLVDEAHATGVLGKTGAGCVEHFGCTGRQLIQIGTLSKALGSLGGYVAGSATLIDFLRNRAPSWIYTTALSPADTAAALAAIKTLQQEPQRLNQLWRNIDYLKNLIHEQLPNLKLLPSESPILCLQLPSAAAALNAAKQLKNHGIFAPAIRPPTVPISRIRISVMATHQPTHIEKLVAALNNINKKL, encoded by the coding sequence ATGCCCTATGATTGGATAGCAGAATCTCTTACAACCATTCACCGAGCAGATTGGTATCGCTCAGTACAAACAATCCACGGTCGCCCTGGTGCTACTGTGCTTTTGGCTGGGCAAGAGGTGATTAACTTTGCCAGTAACGATTATTTGGGATTGGCTGGAGATGAACGCTTAATGACTGCGGCAATTGCTGCCATTCAAAAATTTGGGACTGGTAGTACTGGTTCTCGATTACTTAGTGGACATCGTGAATTACATCGGGAATTAGAGCAGGCGATCGCATATCTAAAACAAACAGAAGATGCAGTAATATTTAGTTCTGGGTATCTAGCAAATTTAGGTGCAATTACTGCTTTAGTAGGTAAGCGCGATTTAATTTTATCCGACCAGTACAATCATTCAAGTCTCAAAAATGGGGCGATTCTCAGCGGTGCAACGGTAATTGAATATCCACACTGTGATGTTGCAGCACTAAAAACCCAATTAATTCAACAGCGGCAAAACTACCGACGCTGTTTGATAATTACTGATAGTGTCTTCAGCATGGATGGTGATTTATGTCCCTTACCAGCACTTTTAGCTCTAGCTGATGAGTTTAGCTGTATGCTGCTAGTCGATGAAGCTCATGCCACTGGGGTACTAGGAAAAACTGGCGCTGGATGCGTCGAACATTTTGGATGTACAGGTAGGCAATTAATTCAAATTGGCACTTTAAGTAAAGCCTTGGGTAGCTTAGGCGGATACGTTGCCGGAAGTGCTACTTTAATTGACTTTTTACGGAATCGCGCCCCTAGTTGGATTTATACCACTGCACTTTCACCCGCAGACACAGCAGCAGCCTTAGCAGCAATTAAAACATTGCAGCAAGAACCACAACGCCTAAACCAATTGTGGCGGAATATAGATTATTTAAAAAATTTAATACACGAACAGCTACCTAATTTAAAATTGTTACCTTCAGAATCACCTATATTATGTCTTCAATTGCCAAGTGCTGCTGCGGCACTCAATGCTGCTAAACAACTCAAAAATCATGGCATTTTTGCCCCAGCAATTCGTCCGCCCACAGTACCCATAAGTCGGATTAGAATTTCTGTAATGGCAACTCATCAACCAACGCATATTGAGAAATTAGTAGCAGCATTAAATAACATTAATAAAAAATTATAA
- a CDS encoding general stress protein, translating into MVVGVRRRAVGVFSNRTNAEQALHELKNTGFPMDRVSVIARDADKRDDIAGTQVTEKVGDKADEGATAGAVSGGVLGGLTGLLVGLGTLAIPGVGPIMLAGATATALATTLAGAGIGAVAGSLIGALIGLGIPEERARVYNERVERGHYLVMLDGTDAEIVTARAIFSRHGIEEFGVYDYPDSERVTTDVAHTAPTHTNINHTRRAIGVFSHRRDAEAALSELRDAGFPMSYVSLIAKDTTGHNIAGADRNVGVGNKADEGAKTGAVTGGALGGLGGLLVGLGALAIPGVGPVIAGGAAATAIATTVAGGAIGAAAGGIVGGLVGLGIPEDRARVYNDRFQRGDYLIIVDGTESEVRQAEAILRHRGIEEFATYDVNDNNRAYRPDLNRNRYDETPVYSATSDHDDPNVIVVDHRDERI; encoded by the coding sequence ATGGTTGTAGGTGTACGTAGACGTGCCGTAGGTGTATTTTCAAATCGCACAAATGCTGAACAAGCATTACATGAATTGAAAAATACAGGCTTTCCAATGGACAGAGTTTCTGTCATTGCCAGGGATGCAGATAAAAGAGATGATATTGCTGGGACTCAAGTCACCGAAAAAGTTGGCGATAAAGCTGACGAAGGCGCGACAGCAGGAGCAGTCTCTGGCGGTGTTTTGGGTGGTCTGACTGGCTTATTAGTTGGTCTGGGAACTTTAGCAATTCCTGGAGTTGGGCCAATTATGCTTGCAGGAGCAACTGCAACCGCTTTGGCTACAACTTTAGCTGGTGCTGGTATTGGTGCTGTAGCAGGTAGTTTAATTGGCGCATTAATTGGTTTAGGAATCCCTGAAGAACGAGCCAGAGTTTACAACGAACGGGTAGAACGGGGTCACTACTTGGTGATGCTTGATGGCACAGATGCAGAAATCGTTACAGCAAGAGCAATTTTCAGTAGACATGGGATAGAAGAGTTTGGGGTGTATGACTATCCTGACAGCGAGCGTGTAACCACTGATGTTGCTCATACAGCTCCAACTCATACCAATATTAATCATACTAGACGAGCGATCGGCGTATTTTCCCATCGCCGGGACGCAGAAGCAGCATTGAGCGAACTTCGAGACGCTGGTTTTCCGATGAGTTACGTCTCGCTAATTGCTAAAGATACAACAGGTCATAATATTGCTGGTGCAGATAGAAATGTTGGTGTCGGCAATAAGGCAGACGAAGGAGCAAAAACTGGAGCAGTTACAGGCGGCGCTTTGGGAGGTTTAGGAGGCTTGTTAGTTGGTCTTGGTGCTTTAGCCATTCCTGGAGTCGGTCCTGTAATTGCAGGTGGTGCAGCAGCCACTGCGATCGCAACAACAGTTGCAGGTGGTGCTATTGGTGCAGCAGCCGGAGGTATTGTTGGCGGACTTGTTGGTTTAGGTATTCCTGAAGATCGGGCACGAGTTTATAACGATCGCTTTCAAAGAGGCGATTACTTAATCATCGTTGATGGGACGGAATCTGAAGTCCGTCAAGCTGAAGCGATTCTCAGACATCGGGGTATTGAAGAATTTGCCACCTACGATGTCAATGACAACAATAGAGCATATCGCCCAGACCTCAACCGCAACCGTTATGATGAAACACCTGTTTATTCAGCAACAAGCGATCACGACGATCCTAATGTAATCGTTGTTGATCACCGAGATGAAAGAATCTAA
- a CDS encoding Uma2 family endonuclease, with protein sequence MVSSLKELIDEPELGHAEDPEERFISSGVSWDSYESLLAKLKDNFHYRVTYLDGILEIVSPSIRHEKIKTNLGMLLERFFYSKRIRFVPMGSFTFKNKAKKAGAEPDECYCLGEEKNVSDLAIEVVVTSGNINKLEIYRRLGVAEVWFWERNQFKLYHLRESSQKEQATVYSDTYGYEQIATSEILPELDISLLEQCISISDSIQAVDEFGQGLKTVIN encoded by the coding sequence ATGGTAAGCAGCCTTAAAGAACTAATTGATGAGCCAGAATTGGGACATGCTGAAGATCCAGAGGAAAGGTTCATCAGCAGTGGCGTAAGTTGGGATAGCTATGAATCATTACTAGCCAAGCTAAAAGACAACTTTCATTATCGTGTTACTTATTTAGATGGAATATTAGAGATAGTGTCGCCATCAATCAGGCATGAAAAAATCAAAACGAATTTAGGGATGTTGTTAGAACGTTTCTTTTACAGCAAACGCATTCGTTTTGTACCTATGGGAAGTTTCACTTTTAAAAACAAAGCAAAAAAAGCAGGTGCGGAACCAGATGAATGTTACTGCCTAGGTGAAGAAAAAAACGTATCAGACTTAGCGATAGAAGTAGTTGTCACCAGCGGTAATATTAATAAACTGGAAATCTACCGAAGATTAGGAGTTGCAGAAGTTTGGTTTTGGGAGAGAAACCAATTTAAGTTATACCATCTGCGAGAAAGTTCTCAGAAAGAACAAGCCACAGTTTACTCTGATACCTATGGATATGAGCAAATAGCAACAAGTGAAATACTGCCAGAATTGGATATTTCTTTGTTAGAGCAATGCATTTCAATTTCAGATTCAATTCAAGCTGTTGATGAATTTGGACAGGGACTAAAAACGGTCATTAATTAA